gactaactgaaacttaggctatgtgattaaccttttagttatgttctgttgattaatgatgatattatattgtctataacatgctagagactagagatatttgagagtcagaagttgaccctctctatttgctatttgttgtttgggcgcttaacgccaacagatggtgatccggaaggagctagtggatcaggactgggagatttATCTCCATAGTTTTGATGAGGACACGGCCTGGGGTGTCGACTACCGCCAGGAGAAGAACGTGTACGTCGGCGGCGCGACCATCTTCAAAAGAGACCAAGCTGGGCAGATTGTTGAGACTCAGCCTATCAGAGGGAAGATTCGGTTTCCTCACGCACCCTTCCGTTTTGGACTCCCCTTAGGGATGGATTTTCTCAGCGGTTCGGAGTCGGACCCTAGTGAGGGGCCAGGCTACGAGTCAGGCGAGGGGAGCGAGCCTTCAGTGACTTCCGAGTACCGGAATCCGACAGAGGGACTTTTGGTGCCGAAGGAGGAGCCGGTGAGCCCCATTGCACCACCCGAGCAAGAGCTGAATCAGGGACTCATGGATCCCGTACCATTAGGGTTTGGGTGGAgcttggaggcattgaggcagtggaacctggacatgaaagttgagcttccgaagccaggagaggagacgccggagccttccaacatgtgggccagagaagatgcagactgcaacgagtggccttgattgggttgagagcgctgttttatttttggagcttttattttactttgaagtacttgtagttgattttcaaatgtaaacaattttgtcagattactagggtggttttgtttacacacatgggtgtggccaccgtacattatttcagttattggatttatatcaatcgttcgttttccttactcgcacgtttgtttatttgatttatatttaacgctgagaactttcgtaataattggatctttgtcatttaatgaagattaataaatggacggcgaaaattctttgtgaaaatcatgatttttggtttttcgtgacgtccgagaaatcggggcgttacattgtggtatcagagctccggttg
This is a stretch of genomic DNA from Lotus japonicus ecotype B-129 chromosome 1, LjGifu_v1.2. It encodes these proteins:
- the LOC130731657 gene encoding uncharacterized protein LOC130731657, encoding MVIRKELVDQDWEIYLHSFDEDTAWGVDYRQEKNVYVGGATIFKRDQAGQIVETQPIRGKIRFPHAPFRFGLPLGMDFLSGSESDPSEGPGYESGEGSEPSVTSEYRNPTEGLLVPKEEPVSPIAPPEQELNQGLMDPVPLGFGWSLEALRQWNLDMKVELPKPGEETPEPSNMWAREDADCNEWP